Proteins from one Sphingomonas sp. HF-S4 genomic window:
- a CDS encoding MFS transporter — MTKIIVPDAAHESPWPHRRTAAWALALLFFAYVLAFLDRIVLSILVRPISAELQLSDMQFALVGGVAFALFYVTMGLPIGWLADRFSRRRIVAVGVALWSLCTIASGLASDFAGLFAARLGVGIGEAALAPAAYSLIADLYPPERRGRAVALYTLGATIGSSIAYFAGGLLIEFASAHGAILGLPPWRFVFFAAGAPGILLAALMLTMREPARRQSARVAKPASFVAFLKARREVSIAYILGYSCINLPFAGFLLWGPALFDRVHGLRPAQLALPLALLFLVPTALGQWLGATVTDRMLAKGRADAAFRTAAVCAALLVPVAVAMPLLGDSAAALAALGLLLFLTCASVGHHAVVAATVAPNRLRGLYVALFFFVQNVMGQAIIAVITAGLTDHVFERPDSIGLSMAIVGGAGAAAGTLLLILGREALRRAAAEPHP, encoded by the coding sequence ATGACAAAGATTATTGTGCCGGACGCTGCACACGAGTCGCCTTGGCCACACCGGCGTACCGCGGCGTGGGCGCTCGCTTTGCTGTTCTTCGCTTACGTGCTCGCCTTCCTCGACCGGATCGTCCTGTCGATCCTCGTCCGCCCGATCTCCGCCGAGCTCCAGCTGAGCGACATGCAGTTCGCGCTGGTCGGCGGGGTCGCGTTCGCGCTGTTCTACGTGACGATGGGGCTGCCGATCGGCTGGCTCGCAGACCGGTTCTCGCGGCGGCGAATCGTCGCGGTCGGCGTGGCATTGTGGAGTCTGTGCACGATCGCTTCGGGACTGGCGTCCGACTTTGCCGGATTGTTCGCGGCGCGGTTAGGCGTCGGCATCGGCGAGGCCGCGCTGGCTCCGGCCGCCTATTCGCTGATCGCCGATCTTTATCCGCCCGAACGCCGCGGACGTGCCGTCGCGCTCTATACGCTCGGCGCGACGATCGGATCGAGCATCGCCTATTTCGCCGGAGGGCTGCTGATCGAGTTCGCCTCCGCGCACGGCGCGATCCTGGGCCTACCCCCCTGGCGATTCGTATTCTTCGCCGCGGGCGCGCCCGGCATCCTGCTCGCCGCGCTGATGCTGACGATGCGCGAGCCGGCGCGGCGACAATCGGCGAGGGTTGCGAAGCCGGCGAGCTTCGTCGCGTTCCTCAAGGCGCGCCGCGAGGTCTCGATCGCGTACATATTGGGCTATAGCTGCATCAACCTGCCCTTTGCCGGCTTCCTGCTCTGGGGTCCGGCACTGTTCGATCGCGTGCACGGGCTGCGCCCGGCGCAACTCGCGCTGCCGCTCGCACTGCTGTTCCTCGTGCCCACTGCGCTGGGCCAGTGGCTTGGCGCGACGGTGACCGACCGGATGCTCGCGAAGGGCCGCGCCGATGCGGCGTTCCGCACCGCCGCGGTCTGCGCCGCGCTGCTGGTGCCCGTCGCGGTGGCGATGCCGCTGCTCGGCGATTCGGCCGCTGCGCTGGCGGCGCTGGGATTGCTGCTGTTCCTGACTTGCGCGTCGGTCGGCCATCACGCGGTGGTCGCGGCGACGGTGGCGCCCAACCGCCTGCGCGGGCTCTATGTCGCGCTGTTCTTCTTCGTCCAGAACGTGATGGGCCAAGCGATCATCGCGGTGATCACCGCCGGGCTCACCGACCATGTCTTCGAGCGCCCCGACAGCATCGGGCTGTCGATGGCGATCGTCGGCGGCGCGGGCGCGGCGGCCGGAACGCTCCTGCTCATCCTTGGCCGAGAAGCGCTGCGCCGCGCCGCGGCCGAACCCCATCCCTAA
- a CDS encoding TonB-dependent receptor yields the protein MGHFTSGRRRAAGSAFTASIALSALTASAPASAQDVPANAAATPEESTGEIVVTGTRRGDASVTDTALAITAFSGETLERNHVTTLSDLRNLDPSVNIQSFGAAQTKVVLRGIDSDVGATSALYLNEAAVLGGTGGNILGDGKPGVRLHDIDHVEVLKGPQGTLFGTSSMSGTLRVLTRKPELETWGGSAELGLAGVEGGNPFGEASATLNVPVAPTVAVRVTGWLEAGGGFIDQQVGNRATFENNNDQYVRGVRGEALWQPSVDFSLRAMALHQAINVDGNQAFQQAAGPYLNTSPTVEFYKDKYSLFSLTGDYDLGFASIIASGNYSKQDVLNAKDSTPTNISFGVNAPLSFVARIDFEDYNGELRFSSKFDGPFQIVAGAYYEHTTSVYQTNAIQAPNFTPACLSYEECKANGLANAGRGNSIYEFGTSTARTIDQYALYAQGDLEIVPGLTATVGGRYFRAEVRDVVTNLQTVFPDFVFGVVTTPSITGDRKGTNTKPSYNAALLWEATPNVSLYARAASGFRIGGVNTATSLAQQAGVNFPGNYAPDSLWSYEAGVKGYLFDRALFFDLSGYRVDWTNQQLSASAAGAFGYTINAGKTVTKGIEFNTRLNLPSGFSFTGNVTYVDAKLAEDLPADVVAAGTFGEEGDRVPLSPRWSAAASANYDVALSDRLTGFVSGNVTYHGDSYSSFSRATAFDTYLPEYTMFGAKIGMRTQNGVEFTLYGDNLGNEAPYLGVVPSQDGVRVFTARPRTYGLRVRSSF from the coding sequence ATGGGTCACTTCACCAGCGGGCGGCGGCGTGCCGCCGGCAGCGCGTTCACGGCTTCGATTGCGCTGTCCGCGCTGACCGCTTCGGCGCCTGCCAGCGCGCAGGACGTCCCGGCCAACGCCGCCGCGACGCCCGAGGAATCGACCGGCGAGATCGTCGTCACCGGCACCCGCCGCGGCGACGCATCGGTCACTGATACCGCGCTCGCGATCACTGCCTTTTCGGGCGAAACGCTCGAGCGTAACCACGTCACGACGCTTTCCGATCTGCGCAATCTCGATCCTTCGGTGAACATCCAGAGCTTCGGCGCGGCGCAGACCAAGGTCGTGCTGCGCGGCATCGACTCCGATGTCGGCGCCACTTCGGCGCTCTATCTCAACGAAGCCGCGGTGCTGGGGGGCACCGGCGGCAACATCCTCGGCGACGGCAAGCCCGGCGTGCGCCTCCACGACATCGACCATGTCGAAGTGCTGAAAGGTCCCCAGGGCACTTTGTTCGGCACCAGTTCGATGAGCGGCACGCTGCGGGTCCTCACGCGCAAGCCCGAGCTGGAAACCTGGGGCGGCTCGGCTGAGCTCGGCCTGGCCGGCGTAGAGGGCGGCAATCCGTTCGGCGAGGCGAGCGCCACGCTCAACGTGCCCGTCGCGCCCACCGTCGCAGTGCGCGTCACCGGCTGGCTCGAGGCCGGCGGCGGCTTCATCGACCAGCAGGTCGGCAACCGCGCCACTTTTGAGAACAACAACGACCAATATGTCCGCGGCGTTCGCGGCGAGGCGCTGTGGCAGCCGAGCGTGGACTTCTCGCTGCGCGCGATGGCGCTCCACCAGGCGATCAATGTCGATGGCAATCAGGCCTTTCAGCAGGCTGCCGGCCCGTATCTCAACACCTCGCCGACGGTCGAATTCTACAAGGACAAATACAGCCTGTTCTCGCTGACCGGCGACTATGATCTCGGCTTCGCCTCGATCATCGCCAGCGGCAATTACAGCAAGCAGGACGTGCTCAACGCCAAGGATTCGACGCCCACCAACATCAGCTTCGGGGTCAACGCCCCGCTCAGCTTCGTCGCGCGGATCGATTTCGAGGATTATAACGGCGAGCTGCGCTTCTCGTCCAAGTTCGACGGGCCGTTCCAGATCGTCGCCGGCGCCTATTACGAGCACACCACCAGCGTCTACCAGACCAACGCGATCCAGGCGCCCAACTTCACCCCGGCTTGCCTGAGCTACGAAGAGTGCAAAGCGAATGGCCTGGCGAACGCCGGCCGCGGCAACAGCATCTACGAATTCGGCACCAGCACCGCGCGCACGATCGATCAATATGCGCTCTACGCACAGGGCGACCTCGAGATCGTCCCCGGCCTGACCGCCACGGTCGGCGGGCGCTATTTCCGCGCCGAGGTCCGCGACGTCGTCACGAACCTTCAGACGGTGTTCCCCGATTTCGTGTTCGGCGTGGTCACCACCCCGAGCATCACCGGCGACCGCAAGGGCACTAACACCAAGCCGAGCTACAACGCCGCGCTGCTTTGGGAAGCCACGCCCAATGTCAGCCTCTATGCGCGCGCCGCGTCGGGCTTCCGCATCGGCGGGGTGAACACCGCGACGTCGCTGGCGCAGCAGGCTGGGGTGAACTTCCCTGGCAACTATGCGCCGGACAGCCTGTGGAGCTACGAGGCGGGGGTGAAGGGCTATCTGTTCGATCGCGCGCTGTTCTTCGACCTTTCGGGTTATCGCGTCGACTGGACCAACCAGCAGCTCTCGGCGAGCGCGGCGGGTGCATTCGGCTACACGATCAACGCCGGCAAGACGGTGACCAAGGGCATCGAGTTCAACACCCGGCTCAACCTGCCCTCGGGCTTCAGCTTCACCGGCAACGTCACCTATGTCGACGCCAAGCTCGCCGAGGACCTGCCCGCCGACGTCGTCGCCGCCGGCACCTTCGGCGAGGAGGGCGATCGCGTGCCGCTGTCGCCGCGCTGGTCGGCCGCGGCGAGCGCGAACTACGATGTCGCGCTCAGCGATCGGCTCACCGGCTTCGTCTCGGGCAACGTCACCTATCATGGCGACAGCTACAGCAGCTTCAGCCGCGCCACCGCGTTCGACACCTACCTGCCCGAATATACGATGTTCGGCGCCAAGATCGGCATGCGCACCCAAAACGGCGTCGAGTTCACGCTATATGGCGACAATCTCGGCAACGAGGCGCCCTATCTCGGTGTGGTGCCCTCGCAGGACGGCGTCCGGGTTTTCACCGCGCGGCCGCGCACCTATGGCCTGCGGGTCCGGTCGAGCTTCTAG
- a CDS encoding bile acid:sodium symporter family protein — protein MRRILAVFEPFVLALLGTVVLASVLPVRGTAVPLFEAITTAGIVLLFFLHGAKLSREAILDGARNWRLHVTVLATSFVLFPLLGLGLVSLPLPMLDGPMAAGLLFLTLLPSTVQSSIAFTAIARGNVAAAVCSASFSNLIGIFTTPALVALLMTLPGGSAGVSLGSIETIALQLLLPFLLGHALRPWIGGFVSRRKKLVTMVDRGSILLVVYAAFSAAVVEGLWQRVSGETLALLLVLCCALLGLILALTWALGRLFGFRREDAIVLLFCGSKKSLASGVPMAGVLFPAAQVGAVILPLMLFHQIQLIACAVIARRYAQDETAD, from the coding sequence ATGCGTCGTATCCTCGCCGTCTTCGAACCCTTCGTCCTCGCGCTGCTCGGCACCGTGGTGCTCGCGAGCGTGCTGCCGGTGCGCGGCACCGCAGTGCCGTTGTTCGAAGCAATCACCACGGCGGGGATCGTGCTGCTGTTCTTCCTCCACGGCGCCAAGCTCTCCCGCGAGGCGATCCTGGACGGCGCGCGCAACTGGCGGCTGCACGTGACCGTGCTCGCCACCAGCTTCGTGCTGTTTCCGCTGCTCGGGCTGGGACTGGTGTCGCTGCCCTTGCCGATGCTCGACGGCCCCATGGCGGCGGGGCTGCTGTTCCTCACGCTGCTGCCCTCGACCGTCCAGTCGTCGATCGCCTTCACTGCGATCGCGCGCGGCAACGTCGCCGCGGCGGTGTGCAGCGCCTCCTTCTCCAACCTGATCGGCATCTTCACGACGCCGGCGCTGGTTGCGCTGCTGATGACCTTGCCTGGCGGATCGGCGGGTGTTTCGCTCGGATCGATCGAGACGATCGCGCTGCAATTGCTGCTGCCCTTCCTGCTCGGCCATGCGCTGCGCCCGTGGATCGGCGGGTTCGTATCGCGCCGCAAGAAGCTGGTGACGATGGTCGATCGCGGCTCGATCCTGCTCGTCGTCTATGCCGCGTTCAGCGCGGCGGTGGTCGAGGGGCTGTGGCAGCGCGTCTCGGGCGAGACGCTCGCATTGCTGCTCGTGCTGTGTTGCGCGTTGCTGGGGTTGATCCTGGCGCTCACCTGGGCACTCGGCCGGCTGTTCGGTTTCCGCCGCGAGGACGCGATCGTGCTGCTGTTCTGCGGCTCGAAGAAAAGCCTCGCCTCGGGGGTGCCGATGGCCGGCGTACTGTTTCCCGCGGCGCAGGTCGGCGCGGTGATCCTGCCGCTGATGCTATTCCACCAGATCCAGCTGATCGCCTGTGCGGTGATCGCGCGGCGCTATGCCCAGGACGAGACCGCGGATTGA
- a CDS encoding ATP-binding protein, giving the protein MAARQASTRDLEREFDWFARLLDARFQLYFQLEGTPPAAMPPPPDLGASDSAYAQFLHEHIRDDLLARTALVLVLVQALRPRLLDLFHTRNSTFDRRFTEFGGVRAGTDGDFTPTGETLAFLLGGDSLDTRLAVIDLLAEEGMLARADILHTAPGEEPMRSALRLGRDTLARMALVDATGPAIGTNFPAQRIETALDWSDLVLHPGTRAQIGEIAAWIEHGTTLMHEWGMQRLLRPGYRSLFYGPPGTGKTMTAALLGVSTGRPVYKIDLSLVISKYIGETEKNLARVFDQAQSRGWLLFFDEADALFGKRGESKDAHDRYANQEVAFLLQRIETFDGIAILASNYRDNIDEAFARRFESIIHFPLPRAEERRELWRKALPAMAQLADDVDLDALSREHGLTGGAIVNAIRFAALASLADGGRPIGRAHLLQAIRREYAKEGRSG; this is encoded by the coding sequence ATGGCGGCCCGGCAGGCGAGCACGCGCGATCTCGAACGCGAGTTCGATTGGTTCGCGCGGCTTCTCGACGCGCGCTTTCAACTCTATTTCCAGCTCGAGGGCACCCCCCCGGCGGCGATGCCGCCGCCGCCCGACCTAGGCGCGTCGGACAGCGCCTATGCGCAGTTCCTGCACGAGCATATCCGCGACGACCTGCTCGCACGCACCGCGCTGGTCCTCGTGCTGGTCCAGGCGTTGCGCCCTCGGCTGCTGGACCTTTTCCACACGCGCAACAGCACCTTCGACCGGCGTTTCACCGAGTTCGGCGGCGTCCGCGCGGGGACCGACGGCGACTTCACGCCGACCGGCGAGACGCTTGCCTTCCTGCTGGGCGGCGACAGCCTCGACACGCGGCTGGCCGTCATCGATCTGCTTGCCGAGGAGGGCATGCTCGCCCGCGCCGACATCCTGCACACCGCGCCCGGCGAGGAACCGATGCGCAGCGCGTTGCGGCTGGGCCGCGACACGCTGGCGCGGATGGCGCTGGTCGACGCCACGGGGCCTGCGATCGGCACGAACTTTCCTGCGCAGCGGATCGAAACCGCACTCGACTGGTCCGATCTCGTGCTGCACCCCGGCACGCGCGCGCAGATCGGCGAAATCGCCGCCTGGATCGAGCACGGCACCACGCTGATGCACGAATGGGGCATGCAACGCCTGCTTCGGCCGGGCTATCGCAGCCTGTTCTACGGCCCGCCCGGCACCGGCAAGACGATGACGGCAGCGCTGCTCGGCGTCTCCACCGGCCGCCCGGTCTACAAGATCGACCTGTCGCTGGTGATCTCGAAATATATCGGTGAGACCGAGAAGAACCTCGCGCGGGTGTTCGACCAGGCGCAGTCGCGCGGATGGCTGTTGTTCTTCGACGAGGCCGATGCATTGTTCGGCAAGCGCGGCGAATCCAAGGATGCGCATGATCGCTATGCCAATCAGGAAGTCGCGTTCCTGCTCCAGCGCATCGAGACTTTCGACGGGATCGCGATCCTTGCCTCCAATTATCGCGACAATATCGACGAGGCTTTCGCGCGGCGGTTCGAATCGATCATCCATTTTCCTCTGCCGCGCGCCGAGGAACGCCGCGAGCTGTGGCGCAAGGCCCTGCCCGCGATGGCGCAGCTCGCCGACGACGTCGATCTGGACGCACTCTCGCGCGAGCATGGGCTGACCGGCGGCGCGATCGTCAACGCGATCCGATTCGCCGCGCTGGCGTCGCTGGCGGACGGCGGCCGCCCGATCGGGCGGGCGCACCTGCTCCAGGCGATCCGGCGGGAATATGCCAAGGAAGGGCGATCCGGCTGA
- a CDS encoding contractile injection system tape measure protein: MARHRIGRQLVEIVARDPITAQSLADRTAALGPRLSEALARRFDAADDGAHRRIDRLVLTLPPCDSAAFEESLLANLDAALAEALPAQLARVDAIAPAEDAVELIAFFLRSGVLPWWADDHAAAITEAVETLLGAEPVTEMPAVVALRHLLRTGDATTRLVQALPSAPLPRLAARLSGLSADDFERLAIALTAEARNEDPVAAATHVWSALIAVTAVQVTPIANVDALADEVRIRLAFAELLDRARLPRADAETAPPVTPARSGDRLYRPARAVPPPQAEPLPDNALPDTGPGLDGQPRPTIDPSAPLPFLAEADPIDAIDGAETAIALPDHAVHGSSEPGRARISDARPSAASNEPPAESSAGDMHATLLSSPAVPAAATRRANDSKPSAAPAFAPASDTPEAGQQPQASEPADAQAMSPRDTPPSHADIDQRIAGKQPAEHDSLFIEAAGIILLGPFLPDYFAAAGLVDAEHRFVTPAARHRAVTLIDYLASAERDPPETRLALAKLLAGMPIDTLHAPLALDDAEAAAADALLAAALAELPMLGQLSVEGFRSAWLNRPGLLTVEHGSWLLRVERHGWDVLLERLPWSIAWLQLPWQLEGIRVEW; the protein is encoded by the coding sequence GTGGCCCGGCATCGCATCGGCCGCCAGCTCGTCGAGATCGTCGCCCGCGACCCCATCACTGCCCAGTCGCTTGCCGACCGGACGGCGGCGCTGGGGCCAAGGCTGTCCGAAGCGCTTGCACGCCGCTTCGATGCCGCCGACGACGGCGCGCACCGGCGCATCGATCGCCTGGTGCTGACGCTCCCCCCCTGCGACTCCGCCGCGTTCGAAGAGAGCCTGCTCGCCAATCTCGATGCCGCTTTGGCCGAGGCGTTGCCCGCGCAGCTCGCGCGCGTCGATGCGATCGCCCCGGCCGAGGATGCGGTCGAGCTGATCGCCTTCTTCCTGCGAAGCGGGGTCCTTCCCTGGTGGGCGGACGATCATGCGGCGGCGATCACCGAAGCAGTCGAAACGCTCCTCGGTGCCGAGCCGGTTACGGAGATGCCCGCGGTCGTCGCGCTGCGGCATCTGCTCCGCACGGGCGATGCCACCACGCGCCTGGTCCAGGCCCTGCCTTCGGCGCCGCTACCGCGCCTCGCTGCGCGCCTGTCGGGGCTTTCGGCCGACGATTTCGAACGCCTCGCCATCGCATTGACCGCAGAAGCGCGAAACGAGGATCCGGTCGCCGCGGCGACGCATGTGTGGAGCGCGCTTATCGCCGTCACCGCGGTGCAGGTGACGCCGATCGCGAACGTCGATGCCCTGGCGGACGAGGTGCGTATCCGTCTGGCCTTTGCTGAGCTGCTCGACCGGGCGCGGCTGCCCCGCGCCGATGCCGAGACCGCGCCGCCGGTCACGCCGGCCCGGTCCGGCGACCGCCTTTACCGGCCTGCACGGGCAGTTCCCCCGCCACAGGCGGAACCGCTGCCCGACAATGCCTTGCCGGATACGGGGCCGGGGCTGGACGGCCAGCCCAGGCCGACCATCGATCCCTCCGCGCCCCTACCTTTCCTTGCGGAAGCCGATCCCATCGACGCGATCGATGGCGCGGAGACGGCCATCGCGCTGCCCGATCACGCGGTACATGGGTCGTCGGAGCCAGGTCGCGCGCGCATTTCCGACGCACGTCCGAGCGCCGCGAGCAACGAACCGCCAGCCGAGTCGTCCGCCGGCGACATGCACGCGACACTATTGTCCTCTCCTGCCGTCCCCGCGGCAGCGACCCGGAGGGCCAATGACAGCAAACCGAGTGCGGCCCCCGCCTTTGCGCCGGCATCGGACACTCCCGAAGCGGGACAGCAGCCCCAAGCCTCCGAACCAGCCGATGCCCAGGCCATGTCGCCTCGGGACACGCCACCGTCCCACGCCGACATCGACCAGCGGATCGCGGGCAAGCAGCCGGCCGAGCACGACAGCCTCTTCATCGAAGCCGCGGGGATCATCCTGCTCGGCCCCTTCCTGCCCGACTATTTCGCCGCGGCCGGCCTGGTCGATGCCGAGCATCGTTTCGTAACTCCCGCGGCCCGGCACCGCGCCGTGACGCTGATCGACTATCTCGCGAGCGCCGAACGCGATCCGCCGGAAACGCGGCTTGCCTTGGCGAAGCTGCTCGCCGGGATGCCGATCGACACGCTGCACGCCCCCCTCGCGCTGGACGACGCCGAAGCCGCCGCCGCCGATGCGCTGCTCGCCGCGGCGCTGGCCGAGTTGCCGATGCTCGGTCAATTGAGCGTCGAGGGCTTTCGCAGCGCCTGGCTCAACCGACCAGGCCTGCTGACTGTCGAACATGGTAGCTGGCTGCTCCGCGTCGAGCGGCATGGCTGGGACGTGCTGCTCGAGCGCCTTCCCTGGTCTATAGCGTGGCTGCAATTGCCCTGGCAGCTCGAGGGGATACGCGTGGAATGGTGA
- a CDS encoding tail fiber domain-containing protein: MQMNENKRPRSALKTYFAKNAIPTEAQFAQLIESGINQRDDGLYKNAGDALAIEAAGDDTSLKRAANFYLSFADADPAWSVALKARATPGNPATARLGWSVLDAAGNACLTIDAATANVGIGTVEPKDKLEVNGRIRAGIMSIGPWPANTRYGFVGVNTLDQGQPGNYALLQGSGVEPGATMLNSPSIIRLRLNNVDKLVVADTGITMALPLRVNGTFTPSAGEGGGIVFPPDPAGGSGDLAWMRYFSRGGESMTLEIGTSNDADDHISLMPAGSVGIGTRTPANKLDVFGDIALNGKHALRGSDNWLRLNQDLKFSEGVHTPGLLAPNSLNVGGAGGWVNPGGGNIAYVGTLNKLDVAVAFASYIRCADFYIGGHPGRRAAPGRALVDDNATLVLNFAGDWPQARIDGIVNIPRLIQASSAALKEDIAPVSGKDAEAIVEALDPVSFRWKDDPSTTHLGFIAENCPDEVTTAAHDGIFLSHIVAALTRVVRDQAGTIATLEQRLGAIEGQAA; the protein is encoded by the coding sequence ATGCAGATGAACGAAAACAAGCGTCCACGCAGCGCGCTCAAGACCTATTTCGCCAAGAACGCGATCCCGACCGAGGCGCAGTTCGCGCAACTGATCGAGAGCGGGATCAACCAGCGCGACGACGGGCTCTACAAGAACGCGGGCGACGCGCTCGCGATCGAGGCGGCCGGCGACGACACCAGTCTCAAGCGCGCGGCCAATTTCTATTTGTCCTTCGCCGATGCCGATCCGGCCTGGTCGGTGGCGCTGAAGGCGCGCGCGACCCCGGGCAATCCCGCCACCGCTCGGCTCGGCTGGAGCGTGCTCGACGCCGCCGGCAACGCCTGCCTGACGATCGACGCGGCGACGGCCAATGTCGGGATCGGCACCGTCGAGCCCAAGGACAAGCTCGAAGTCAACGGCCGGATTCGGGCCGGGATCATGTCGATCGGGCCCTGGCCGGCGAACACGCGCTACGGCTTTGTCGGGGTCAACACGCTCGATCAGGGGCAGCCCGGCAATTACGCGCTGTTGCAGGGCTCGGGGGTCGAGCCCGGGGCCACGATGCTGAACTCCCCCAGCATCATCCGGCTGCGGCTCAACAATGTCGACAAGCTGGTGGTCGCCGACACCGGGATCACGATGGCGCTGCCGCTCCGCGTCAACGGAACCTTCACGCCCTCCGCGGGGGAAGGCGGCGGCATCGTCTTCCCGCCCGATCCCGCCGGTGGCAGCGGGGACCTTGCCTGGATGCGCTATTTCTCGCGCGGCGGTGAGTCGATGACGCTCGAGATCGGCACGTCCAACGATGCCGACGATCATATCTCGCTGATGCCCGCCGGCAGCGTCGGCATCGGCACGCGGACCCCCGCGAACAAGCTCGACGTGTTCGGCGACATCGCGCTGAACGGGAAGCATGCCCTTCGCGGCAGCGACAACTGGCTGCGCCTCAATCAGGATCTGAAGTTTTCGGAGGGCGTTCACACCCCCGGATTGCTCGCTCCGAATTCGCTCAACGTCGGCGGTGCCGGCGGCTGGGTCAATCCCGGCGGCGGCAACATCGCGTATGTGGGCACGCTCAACAAGCTCGACGTAGCAGTAGCGTTTGCGAGCTATATTCGCTGCGCGGACTTCTATATCGGCGGCCATCCCGGCCGGCGCGCGGCGCCGGGACGCGCGCTCGTCGACGACAACGCGACGCTCGTTCTCAATTTCGCCGGCGACTGGCCGCAGGCGCGGATCGACGGAATAGTCAACATTCCGCGCCTCATCCAGGCTTCCTCCGCTGCGCTTAAAGAAGACATCGCTCCGGTTTCCGGGAAGGATGCCGAGGCGATCGTCGAAGCGCTCGACCCGGTCTCATTTCGATGGAAGGACGATCCTTCGACGACGCACCTCGGCTTCATCGCCGAAAATTGCCCCGACGAAGTCACCACGGCCGCGCATGACGGCATCTTCCTGTCGCACATCGTCGCCGCACTGACGCGCGTGGTGCGCGATCAGGCGGGCACGATCGCCACGCTCGAGCAGCGGCTCGGCGCGATCGAGGGCCAGGCCGCATGA